The uncultured Eubacteriales bacterium region TTATGCGCATAAGGAGCACCTTCGAAGGCCCATCCGCATTTTCGAAAAAGTCAAGAAGAGGCCGCTAAATCTGTAACAGCAAGCAAAACGGCGCTCGGAGCCATAGGCCCGAGCGCCGTTTTTGCTTGCTGTAATAGGCTTTTGTACAAGATGCGTATGTTACAACAAGCCCTTTGCGGTTACGCGGCGCACCTGGAAGAGCGGGTGCCGGGACATCAGTCCCCGCCGGTATGGGTGAGATAGCGGTAGAAGGCGCTGTTGACATAGAGGTCGGTGAGCTCGACCTTCAGGTCGGGGGCCTTCTCAGCGACCACCTTGGCGATGGCGGCGGTGCCGTCCACAGTGCTGAAGGGGTGGATGGTATAGGCGCCGTCGCGGATCACGTTGTCCTTGATGAGTGTAAAACTCTTAGTGTCCGCCATGGGGACGGCGGAGGTATACAGGGGCTGGAACCAGGCGCCATAGAGCAGCGAGTCGGTGGGGACGCCTTCCTCATCCACCTTTTCAAGCCACTTTTTGGCATAGGCATTGACGACGCGGTCAAAGTCGTTCTTCTCCGCCAGGGTATCAAACTCCAGCTTCATGTCGTACTCGGTGGCGTAGCAGAGGTAGCGGCCGCCCTCAATGGGTTTCACCTCATAGGTGTCGCTCATGGTCAGACCCTTGGGGTCGCCCCACTCCACCATGTACTCATAGATGGAGGTCTTGGGCTCCAGAGCCACCTTGGCGTTGATGCCCTCGCCATTCAGGAGGGCGATGAGCTGCCCGGCATGGGTGATATCGCTGTGACCGTACTGGAGGGTATACGCGGGCAGGAAGTTGGCGTTGTAGCCGTCAAATTTCAGGTTGTAGCCGGTGGAAGCGCCCGCGATGACCAGGTCTGCCCCCAGCTGGGAGAGCTTTTCGTCGTCGAAGTTGCCGAAGGTCTTCCAGGCGGACTGGAGCTTGGCATAGATATCGCTGTCACTGGCCATGCCCAGGTAGCTGCGGCCGCGGCCCGAGACTTCCACGGCGTTCATCAGCAGGGTGGAGGCGGTGGCGGCGTCCAGCGGGGCGTTAAAGTTCCAGCCGGCGAAGGCCAGGGAGCAGTCCAGAGCCGCGGCCACATAGGGGGCGTACTCCTCGGCCACACCGGTCACGCCGCAGGCGGCCAGACGCTGGGCGGCCTTCTGGGGATTGACCGCGGCGGTATAGGTGAGGGCAAGCTCGTCCATGCCCGCCAGAGCCAAGGCGTCCTTCACGGCCTGGGCCACGGAGATATCGGCACCGGTGCCGGAGGATGTCTCTCCGCCCAGCTTCTTCAGCGCGGCGTCAAAGTCGGCGCGGGAGACCGTGGCGCTGAAAGGGGCGATGTCGAAGTAGGTCTTCAGGTACTCGGCGTCCTTGGCGTCGGAGGTGTCGGCGCCCAAATAGACGGTGGTGTTGGCACCGTTGTAGGCCACGGTCTGGTCCAGCGCGCCGGCAATGGCACGGACGGGAAGGTAGGTGGTGCCGTTTGAGGCAAAGACCTCCACAGGGCTGCCCTTGGCGTCGGTGGGATTGAGCGCTTTGCCGTCCACATAGAGATGGATGCCGGAGTCTACCTCCATGTTTCTCTTAATCAGCGCGGCACCCGCGGGGAGGGCCATGGCCAGCACCAGGGCGGTGATCAGGATGCCGCTGAGGAGACGGCTTCGGGTAGGCTTTTTCATGTTCTGTTTCTCCTTCCGCTTACTTTTATAGTCTGCCGGGCGTTCCCGGCGAAGAGATAAAAAGAATCACCGTTTGCCCTTGTCGTAAATTTCGCCGAGGGCGCGGGGGGCACGGTTCGTTTTGGAGAAGAAAATGAGCAGCAGCAAAGTGATGAGGTAGGGCAGAATCATAAAGAGGTCGGAGAAGGCGGCAGGGAGGCCCATGACCTGAGTCAGGGTGAAACCGCCGGACCGTGCGAAGCCGAAGATGAGGCAGGCGCCCAGCGTGGGCATGATCTGCCAGTTGCCGAAGATAAGGCCGGCGATGGCCAGATATCCGTAGCCCATATAGATGCCGGGGGAGAACTGGGCCGAGATGGAATAGGCAAAGCAGATGCCGCCCAGGCCCGACAGCGCGCCCGAGACCATGACGGCGCCAAACCGGACCCGCCCCACGTCCACGCCCGCCGCGTCCACGGCGTGGGGGTTGTCGCCGCAGGCCCGCAGGTGCATGCCGAAGGGGGTCTTATAGAGGACATACCACGCGAGAAAGGCCACCGCGAGGATGACCAGTTCGAATGGGTAAATGCTGGAGAAGACGGCCCCAAAGACGGGGATGGAGGAGAGGCCGGGCACCGAAAAGCGCACCGAGGTGGCGAGCACGAACTTATTGGAGGGCGCGCCGAAGACGGTGGCGTTCAACTGGCTGGTGAGGAAGGTGGTAAGGGCCATGGCAAGGATGTTGACGACCACACCGCTGATGACCTGGTTGGCCTTGAATTTTACGCATAGAACGGCGTGGAGCAGGGAGTAGAGCGCGCCGCCCAGCATGGCAAAGAGTATGGCGATGAACATGGGCGCCTGGCTGCCCGCGGCGAACAGCCCGGCGGTCAGCGTGGCCGCCAGCGCGCCGATGAACGCGCCCATGCCCTGAAGTCCCTCGATTGCCAGATTGGTGACGCCGCTCCGCTCGGAGTAGATGCCGCCGATGGCCATGATGAAAAGGGGGAGGGCAAAGGAGAGGCCGTCGATGATCATGGTGTTGATGATATTCATACGCCCGCCTCCTTCCCTTTGCCCCGCGCGCCCCTGCCCGTGAAAAGCTTTTCATCCTCCGCCCGCTGACGGGCGCGCTGCAGGAGGTAGCCGATGAAGGCGCCGCAGGCGGCGAAGAGCAGGATGAGCCCGGTGATGAGGCTGCCGATCTCCTGGCGGACGCCGATGGAGGAGCTCATGTAGGTGCTCCCCTTATCGATCACGGTGATGAAGAAGGAGGAGAAGAGGATGCCGACGGGGCTGGAATTGCCCAGCAGAGACACCGCGATGGCGTCAAAGCCCGTGGAGATGAGCACGTCGGGCTGGATAGAGCCGTAGTAGCCCAGGTAGTAAGTCACCCCGGCCAGGCCGGCCAGCGCGCCCGATAGGGCCATGGAGAGAATGGTGGCCCTTCCAACGTCAATGCCGGCGTACCGGGCGGCCCTGGGGTTGGCGCCCACGGTGGCGAACTCAAAGCCCACCTTCATCTTCCGGAAGAGAAACTGGACCAGCACGACGGCCAGGAGCGCCAGAACAATGCCCAAGGGGAGGTCCATCTTCAGATCTCCCACCGGGGTATCCATAAGAGAGAGCCGGGCGGCGGCATTGATGGCCTTGGACTGGCGGGAGACCGGATCGGCCAGGAAGTACTTGATGACAAAGCTGGACAGGTACCGGACAGTGTAGTTGAGCATGATGGCCGAGACCACCTCGTTGATGTTCCACTTGTACTTGAGGAAACCGATGAGGGCGGCTACCGCAGCACCCGTGACCGCGCCCACCAAAATGACCGCGGGCTTGGCGAGGAGCGCGGGCAGGGGACTGTAGCCCACCAGCACGGTGGCGACGAGGCCGGAGAGGAGCATCTGGCCGGAGACGCCGATGTTGAAGAGGCCCGCTTTAAAGGCCACGGCCACCGAGAGAGAGGCGAAGAGCATGGGAGTCCAGGCATTGATGAGACTCATAAAGTCAGTGAGTATGCTCTTTTTCCCTGCGTAGGACGCCTTGGGCAGGAGCCCCGCGCCCTGGAGAAAGCTGGCGTAGGTGGTGATGGGATTCTTGCCCAGAATGAGCAGGACGACGGCGCCCGCAAGAAGACTCAGCAAAATGGCAAAGAGGGGAATGGTGATTCTCTGGCGTTTCTCATCGCCCATAACGGCGAGAAAGGCCCGCTTGACGGGATTTGGCTTCTTCACGCCTTCTTCACCCCCATCATGAACTGGCCCACCTCGTTGGTGGTCAGGCTGTCGGCGGGCGCGA contains the following coding sequences:
- a CDS encoding putative lipoprotein (Evidence 3 : Function proposed based on presence of conserved amino acid motif, structural feature or limited homology); this translates as MKKPTRSRLLSGILITALVLAMALPAGAALIKRNMEVDSGIHLYVDGKALNPTDAKGSPVEVFASNGTTYLPVRAIAGALDQTVAYNGANTTVYLGADTSDAKDAEYLKTYFDIAPFSATVSRADFDAALKKLGGETSSGTGADISVAQAVKDALALAGMDELALTYTAAVNPQKAAQRLAACGVTGVAEEYAPYVAAALDCSLAFAGWNFNAPLDAATASTLLMNAVEVSGRGRSYLGMASDSDIYAKLQSAWKTFGNFDDEKLSQLGADLVIAGASTGYNLKFDGYNANFLPAYTLQYGHSDITHAGQLIALLNGEGINAKVALEPKTSIYEYMVEWGDPKGLTMSDTYEVKPIEGGRYLCYATEYDMKLEFDTLAEKNDFDRVVNAYAKKWLEKVDEEGVPTDSLLYGAWFQPLYTSAVPMADTKSFTLIKDNVIRDGAYTIHPFSTVDGTAAIAKVVAEKAPDLKVELTDLYVNSAFYRYLTHTGGD
- a CDS encoding conserved membrane hypothetical protein (Evidence 4 : Homologs of previously reported genes of unknown function); the encoded protein is MKKPNPVKRAFLAVMGDEKRQRITIPLFAILLSLLAGAVVLLILGKNPITTYASFLQGAGLLPKASYAGKKSILTDFMSLINAWTPMLFASLSVAVAFKAGLFNIGVSGQMLLSGLVATVLVGYSPLPALLAKPAVILVGAVTGAAVAALIGFLKYKWNINEVVSAIMLNYTVRYLSSFVIKYFLADPVSRQSKAINAAARLSLMDTPVGDLKMDLPLGIVLALLAVVLVQFLFRKMKVGFEFATVGANPRAARYAGIDVGRATILSMALSGALAGLAGVTYYLGYYGSIQPDVLISTGFDAIAVSLLGNSSPVGILFSSFFITVIDKGSTYMSSSIGVRQEIGSLITGLILLFAACGAFIGYLLQRARQRAEDEKLFTGRGARGKGKEAGV
- a CDS encoding conserved membrane hypothetical protein (Evidence 4 : Homologs of previously reported genes of unknown function): MNIINTMIIDGLSFALPLFIMAIGGIYSERSGVTNLAIEGLQGMGAFIGALAATLTAGLFAAGSQAPMFIAILFAMLGGALYSLLHAVLCVKFKANQVISGVVVNILAMALTTFLTSQLNATVFGAPSNKFVLATSVRFSVPGLSSIPVFGAVFSSIYPFELVILAVAFLAWYVLYKTPFGMHLRACGDNPHAVDAAGVDVGRVRFGAVMVSGALSGLGGICFAYSISAQFSPGIYMGYGYLAIAGLIFGNWQIMPTLGACLIFGFARSGGFTLTQVMGLPAAFSDLFMILPYLITLLLLIFFSKTNRAPRALGEIYDKGKR